A genomic region of Chryseobacterium sp. KACC 21268 contains the following coding sequences:
- a CDS encoding glycogen/starch synthase, translated as MKIFHLSMECYPVAKVGGLADVVGALPKYQNQMGLDASVIMPWYNKPFFYNHDFEVVFDGFIHQSFNMYQVQVFKEKSNVLGFDLYLVKIPGLLDRESVYGYWDESQQFIAFQHGVLHWLSAMQIRPDVFHCHDYHTGLVPFMIDNCYEFSFLKGIKTIGTIHNGEYQGSMDWKMSSFLPHFDGWKSGILDWNGRINPMAAMIKSCNAFNAVSGGYLQELFYSFQGLEPLMNQERQKAFGIINGIDTEVWDPEKDEMLKFNYNKDYAEEGKWENKRVICAEYGLNPNLPLFGFIGRFAGEKGADLLPEIVERSIQETNGALNIIVLGSGNQDIENKLKELQYKFNVNFAIDLGYKEYLSHQIYASADFLLMPSRVEPCGLNQMYSMRYGTVPIVRYTGGLRDTVQDISSGGSGLNFTNAGAEDAVHAIKRALHIYSQKNLMKGLIYNNMSFDFSWEKSAKNYENLYNY; from the coding sequence ATGAAGATATTTCACCTCTCGATGGAATGTTATCCTGTTGCAAAAGTCGGTGGACTGGCAGATGTAGTGGGAGCTCTACCAAAATATCAAAACCAGATGGGATTGGATGCCAGCGTGATCATGCCTTGGTACAACAAACCATTTTTCTATAACCACGATTTTGAAGTGGTCTTTGATGGCTTTATCCATCAGTCGTTCAATATGTACCAGGTCCAAGTTTTCAAAGAGAAAAGCAATGTTCTCGGTTTCGACCTTTATTTGGTCAAGATTCCAGGACTTTTGGACCGTGAAAGTGTCTATGGCTATTGGGACGAGAGTCAGCAGTTCATTGCCTTCCAGCACGGTGTTTTGCATTGGCTGAGTGCGATGCAGATCCGTCCGGATGTCTTCCATTGCCACGATTATCACACAGGTTTGGTTCCGTTTATGATCGACAACTGTTATGAATTTAGCTTTCTGAAAGGCATTAAGACCATCGGAACTATACACAATGGCGAATATCAGGGAAGTATGGATTGGAAAATGTCCAGCTTCTTACCTCATTTCGATGGTTGGAAATCTGGAATTTTGGATTGGAACGGAAGAATCAATCCAATGGCAGCGATGATCAAGAGTTGTAATGCCTTCAATGCTGTTTCCGGCGGTTATTTGCAGGAATTGTTCTACAGTTTCCAAGGTTTGGAACCGTTGATGAATCAGGAACGTCAAAAAGCGTTTGGGATTATTAACGGAATTGACACCGAAGTTTGGGATCCTGAGAAGGACGAGATGCTTAAATTTAATTATAATAAAGATTACGCAGAGGAAGGCAAATGGGAAAACAAAAGGGTGATCTGTGCCGAGTACGGCCTTAATCCTAATCTTCCACTCTTCGGATTCATCGGCCGTTTTGCAGGCGAAAAAGGAGCAGACCTTTTGCCAGAGATTGTAGAACGAAGCATCCAGGAAACTAATGGCGCTTTGAATATCATAGTCTTAGGTTCCGGAAATCAGGATATCGAAAACAAACTGAAAGAATTGCAATACAAATTCAATGTCAACTTCGCAATCGATTTGGGTTACAAAGAATATTTGTCTCATCAGATCTATGCGTCGGCAGATTTCTTACTGATGCCAAGCAGAGTAGAGCCTTGTGGACTCAACCAAATGTACTCGATGCGATACGGAACTGTTCCGATTGTAAGATATACAGGCGGTCTGCGAGATACAGTTCAGGATATATCCAGTGGCGGAAGTGGACTTAATTTCACCAATGCCGGTGCAGAAGATGCCGTGCACGCCATCAAACGGGCTTTGCATATCTACAGCCAAAAGAATCTGATGAAGGGATTGATCTATAATAATATGTCATTTGATTTCTCTTGGGAAAAGTCGGCTAAAAATTATGAAAATCTTTATAATTATTAA
- a CDS encoding CbrC family protein, with protein MELPKFKYSPNAFELDIFENVEGTCSVCNEKRQIKYTSSFYSVDEPEYICPWCIADGKASEKYEGEFNDYEGIENSENIEKELLLQASERTPSYTSWQQQVWLTHCNEPCAFVGYADTKTIEPLMEELNDDIENNGYDPDFIKSSLTKDGSLVGYLFQCVNCYQHRLHVDCD; from the coding sequence ATGGAATTACCGAAATTTAAATACAGTCCTAACGCATTCGAACTTGACATTTTCGAAAATGTAGAAGGAACCTGTTCTGTCTGCAATGAAAAAAGACAAATCAAATATACAAGTTCATTTTATAGCGTTGACGAACCCGAATATATTTGTCCTTGGTGCATCGCAGACGGAAAAGCATCTGAAAAATACGAGGGAGAGTTCAATGATTATGAGGGAATTGAAAATTCAGAGAATATTGAAAAAGAACTTTTATTACAAGCAAGTGAAAGAACGCCAAGTTATACAAGTTGGCAGCAACAAGTTTGGCTAACACATTGTAACGAACCTTGTGCTTTTGTTGGGTATGCTGACACAAAGACGATAGAGCCTCTAATGGAAGAATTAAATGACGATATTGAAAATAATGGCTATGACCCTGATTTTATAAAAAGTAGTTTAACAAAAGACGGAAGTTTAGTTGGCTATTTGTTTCAATGTGTAAACTGTTACCAACACCGACTTCACGTTGACTGTGACTAA
- the glgB gene encoding 1,4-alpha-glucan branching protein GlgB, translated as MTVQPYSLFSDFDIYLFRSGKHTRLYEKFGSHKVEVDGVSGVYFSVWAPTATEVSVIGNFNQWNSFSHQLAGRWDQSGIWEGFIPGLDFGEVYKYGIRTNTGILLEKADPYALCFEKALQASSVVCTTWYEWQDEDWMKNRAKHNSLESPMSVYEVHLGSWMRDPGNPERYLSYGEIADKLVPYLKAMNFTHVELMPVMEYPYDPSWGYQITGFYAATNRFGSPQELMYLISELHKNNIGVFLDWVPSHFPGDANGLHFFDGSFLYEHEDPRKGFHPDWKSYIFNYGRPEVKSFLISNAIFWLDRYHADGLRVDAVTSMLHLDYSRNEGEWEPNIYGTNVNLEAKQFLQDFNVAVYGEFPDVQTIAEESSDFPRLTKPVHEDGIGFGMKWMMGWMHDTLDYFKEDPIARKYHHNKITFTSVYMYNENYMMPLSHDEVVHGKSSLIYKMPGDEWQKFANLRAMYVYMFTNPGAKLLFMGDEIAQTNEWNFTTSLDWHLLEYPVHKDLQNFVKDLNLLYRSNPALYEQQFSPNGYEWINADDRDNSIFIFLRKSKENKEVLMTVLNLTPNSFDYRIGVERDTKWEVILNSDDTQYSGSGVEAVISQELDEGWDNRENSIILRLPPLSGVVLKQNKVIKQKSKNKVLIKKKK; from the coding sequence ATGACCGTTCAGCCTTATTCTCTATTTTCCGATTTTGATATTTATCTTTTCCGCTCGGGAAAACACACCAGACTCTACGAGAAGTTTGGCTCTCACAAAGTTGAAGTGGACGGCGTTTCAGGCGTTTATTTTTCAGTTTGGGCACCTACGGCAACAGAGGTTTCCGTGATCGGGAATTTCAACCAATGGAATTCATTTTCACATCAATTGGCAGGACGCTGGGACCAATCTGGGATTTGGGAAGGTTTTATTCCAGGTCTCGATTTTGGTGAAGTTTATAAATATGGCATCCGAACCAATACTGGAATTTTGCTAGAAAAAGCAGATCCGTATGCACTATGTTTTGAGAAAGCGCTACAAGCCAGCTCTGTCGTTTGCACCACTTGGTATGAATGGCAGGATGAAGATTGGATGAAAAATCGCGCAAAGCATAACAGTTTGGAATCGCCAATGTCTGTGTACGAAGTCCATCTTGGCTCGTGGATGCGTGATCCTGGAAATCCAGAACGCTATCTTAGCTATGGTGAAATCGCAGACAAATTAGTTCCATATCTCAAGGCGATGAATTTCACCCACGTAGAATTGATGCCCGTGATGGAATATCCTTATGACCCAAGTTGGGGCTATCAGATCACTGGATTTTACGCCGCTACAAACAGATTTGGTTCACCACAGGAATTGATGTATCTCATTTCCGAACTTCATAAAAATAATATCGGCGTTTTCCTGGATTGGGTACCATCCCATTTTCCGGGTGATGCCAATGGCTTGCACTTTTTCGATGGTTCATTTCTCTACGAGCACGAAGATCCAAGAAAAGGTTTTCACCCAGATTGGAAGTCTTACATTTTCAATTACGGAAGACCAGAGGTCAAATCATTTTTAATTTCAAATGCAATCTTTTGGCTTGATAGATATCACGCCGATGGACTTCGGGTCGATGCGGTGACATCGATGCTTCATCTGGATTACTCCAGAAACGAAGGCGAATGGGAACCGAATATCTACGGAACAAATGTGAATCTGGAAGCGAAACAATTCCTTCAGGATTTTAATGTCGCTGTGTATGGAGAATTTCCCGATGTACAGACAATCGCCGAGGAAAGTTCAGATTTTCCAAGGCTGACGAAACCTGTCCACGAAGATGGTATTGGTTTCGGAATGAAGTGGATGATGGGCTGGATGCACGATACGCTGGATTATTTCAAGGAAGATCCAATCGCAAGAAAATATCATCACAACAAGATCACTTTCACAAGTGTTTATATGTATAATGAAAATTATATGATGCCACTTTCTCACGATGAAGTAGTTCACGGTAAAAGTAGTTTGATCTATAAAATGCCTGGAGACGAGTGGCAAAAGTTTGCTAACCTGCGTGCGATGTATGTTTATATGTTCACAAATCCAGGCGCAAAATTATTGTTTATGGGTGATGAGATTGCACAAACCAACGAATGGAATTTCACAACGTCGCTGGATTGGCATTTGCTGGAATATCCGGTTCACAAAGACCTTCAGAATTTTGTAAAAGACCTCAATTTGCTTTACAGATCAAATCCTGCATTGTACGAGCAGCAATTCTCACCAAATGGATACGAATGGATCAATGCTGATGACAGAGATAACTCGATTTTTATTTTCCTTAGAAAAAGTAAAGAAAATAAAGAAGTTCTAATGACAGTTCTCAATCTTACACCCAATAGTTTTGACTACAGAATTGGCGTAGAAAGAGACACAAAATGGGAAGTGATTCTCAATTCTGATGATACGCAATATAGCGGAAGCGGAGTAGAAGCAGTCATTTCTCAAGAACTGGATGAAGGCTGGGACAATCGGGAAAATTCAATCATTTTGAGATTGCCGCCATTGTCTGGTGTGGTTTTGAAACAGAACAAGGTCATCAAACAAAAATCAAAAAACAAAGTTCTTATTAAAAAGAAAAAATAA